The following are from one region of the Candidatus Kryptoniota bacterium genome:
- a CDS encoding NAD(P)-dependent oxidoreductase, protein MNVFLTGGTGFIGSYVAMELLSRGNNVTILARDRNKVPALLDQYGLEVVEGDLGDGALLAMLVEGKDACVHVALKYTKESAAEVLVEDTLPTVLMADLAAAAGVKQFLYTSSTAVNDYVYMVEQNKIDGLISKVETTTKHHPTTLYGATKAASENYLLAVSYNTHMRVNIIRPGYTFGNPVVTGASTQRDRRFETIVKNALRNEQIEVVKNDGTQFIWAGDLAKLYVSVLESNLNRRTYFGLSRTFVSWENIAAEAVRKCRSKSKIIVRDKGWSDNVTLFDVSDMKYDFGLEFQAWPKIGQHLDYLISCLSSLRETPRE, encoded by the coding sequence ATGAACGTGTTTCTAACCGGCGGTACTGGCTTCATCGGATCATACGTCGCCATGGAACTCCTCTCACGGGGGAATAACGTCACTATCCTCGCAAGGGACAGGAATAAGGTCCCGGCATTATTGGACCAGTATGGCCTTGAAGTCGTGGAAGGCGACCTGGGGGACGGAGCTCTCCTTGCAATGCTCGTAGAAGGCAAGGATGCGTGCGTGCACGTGGCGTTGAAGTATACAAAGGAGTCTGCCGCGGAAGTCCTCGTAGAAGACACACTCCCCACCGTTCTTATGGCCGATCTCGCCGCAGCAGCCGGGGTGAAGCAATTCTTGTACACTTCTTCGACTGCAGTCAACGATTATGTATATATGGTTGAACAGAACAAAATAGACGGGCTGATATCGAAAGTCGAGACCACTACAAAACATCACCCGACCACTCTTTATGGGGCGACCAAGGCTGCGAGTGAGAACTACCTGCTCGCCGTGTCATACAATACTCATATGCGGGTGAACATCATCAGACCCGGATATACATTCGGAAATCCCGTTGTCACGGGCGCAAGCACACAGCGCGATAGAAGATTTGAGACAATCGTGAAGAATGCGCTGCGAAACGAACAAATAGAAGTAGTGAAGAACGACGGGACTCAGTTTATTTGGGCAGGGGATCTTGCAAAACTCTATGTCAGTGTTCTCGAGAGTAACCTGAACAGAAGGACTTATTTCGGATTATCGAGGACATTTGTTTCATGGGAGAATATCGCAGCGGAGGCGGTGCGAAAGTGCCGCTCAAAGAGTAAGATCATCGTCAGAGACAAGGGATGGAGCGACAACGTTACCCTCTTCGATGTCTCCGATATGAAATACG